One genomic segment of Brassica napus cultivar Da-Ae chromosome A3, Da-Ae, whole genome shotgun sequence includes these proteins:
- the LOC125594701 gene encoding isopentenyl-diphosphate Delta-isomerase I-like, with protein sequence MLPIYPSPYFLDPISGENSPVFRAFSGVVTMADFNDDGIMDAVQRRLMFEDECILVDENDRVVGHDTKYNCHLMEKIEAENLLHRAFSVFLFNSKYELLLQQRSKTKVTFPLVWTNTCCSHPLYRESELIEENVLGVRNAAQRKLLDELGIVAEDVPVNEFTPLGRMLYKAPSDGKWGEHELDYLLFIVRDVKVQPNPDEVADIKYVSREELMELVKKADAGDDDEAVKLSPWFRLVVDNFLMKWWDHVEKGTLIEAADMKTIHKL encoded by the exons ATGCTCCCGATTTACCCCTCTCCGTATTTCTTGGATCCGATCTCCGGCGAGAACTCACCTGTCTTTCGCGCTTTCTCAGGCGTCGTCACCATGGCTGACTTCAACGATGATGGAATAATGGATGCTGTTCAGAGACGACTCATGTTTGAGGACGA ATGCATCCTCGTTGATGAAAATGATCGTGTGGTGGGCCATGACACTAAGTACAACT GTCATCTGATGGAAAAGATTGAAGCTGAGAATTTGCTTCACAGGGCTTTCAGTGTCTTCTTATTCAACTCCAAATATGAGTTGCTTCTCCAG CAAAGGTCAAAAACAAAGGTTACTTTCCCACTTGTGTGGACAAACACTTGTTGCAGCCATCCTCTTTACCGTGAATCTGAGCTGATTGAAGAGAACGTTCTAG GTGTAAGAAATGCTGCACAAAGAAAGCTTCTGGATGAGCTCGGTATTGTAGCTGAAGATGTACCAGTCAATGAGTTCACTCCCTTGGGACGCATGCTTTACAAGGCCCCTTCTGATGGCAAATGGGGCGAGCACGAAC TTGACTATCTACTCTTCATCGTCCGGGATGTGAAGGTTCAACCAAACCCAGACGAAGTGGCTGATATCAAGTATGTGAGCAGGGAAGAGCTAATGGAGCTGGTGAAGAAAGCAGATgcaggtgatgatgatgaagctgtgAAACTGTCTCCATGGTTTAGATTGGTGGTGGATAATTTCTTGATGAAGTGGTGGGATCATGTTGAGAAAGGAACTCTTATTGAAGCTGCTGACATGAAAACCATTCACAAACTCTGA